One window from the genome of Leuconostoc suionicum encodes:
- the cysS gene encoding cysteine--tRNA ligase yields the protein MIYVYNTLSREKEVFKPITAGKINMYVCGPTVYNYIHIGNARSAIAFDTVRRYFEYRGYEVNYVSNFTDVDDKIINRAQEEGVSELEVANKYADAFDEDTLPLNIKPATVRSRATEVIPEIIEFVKDLIDKGYAYESEGDVYFRAKKFKGYGILAHQDLAEMEANAAGRLNDEETVRKEDPIDFAVWKNEAREGVISWSSPWGNGRPGWHIECSVMAQKYLSNTIDIHGGGIDLAFPHHTNEIAQSEARTGQKFVNYWMHNGFVNVNNEKMSKSLGNFTTLHDMLATYDDPMVIRYLLTTTQYRRPINYEASTLEQARLELERIRTAYRNLMFRAETSEPGGDEDVETLIEAQKKAFDQAMDDDFNTPNALAAIFELVSIGNTYTERSTVKVDTVQRLLGTVADLLSVFGIEGLDGNEELTTKQRELLDKRVLARESHDFEESDLLRNQLKEVGIFVEDTPQGQRWHK from the coding sequence ATGATCTACGTCTACAATACGTTATCACGTGAAAAAGAAGTTTTTAAGCCAATTACTGCTGGCAAAATAAACATGTATGTTTGTGGCCCTACGGTATATAACTATATCCATATTGGAAATGCTCGCTCAGCCATTGCTTTTGACACAGTACGTCGCTATTTTGAATATCGTGGTTATGAAGTTAATTACGTTTCGAATTTTACTGATGTGGACGACAAAATTATTAATCGTGCGCAAGAAGAAGGCGTTTCTGAACTAGAGGTTGCTAATAAGTATGCTGATGCCTTTGACGAAGATACTCTGCCGTTGAATATTAAACCTGCCACGGTGCGTTCACGTGCAACGGAAGTTATCCCAGAGATCATCGAATTCGTAAAAGATCTCATTGATAAAGGCTATGCATATGAGTCCGAAGGGGATGTTTACTTCCGTGCTAAGAAATTCAAGGGCTATGGTATTTTAGCTCATCAGGATTTGGCAGAAATGGAAGCCAATGCTGCTGGTCGTTTGAATGATGAGGAGACTGTTCGTAAAGAGGATCCGATTGATTTTGCTGTTTGGAAGAATGAAGCACGGGAGGGGGTTATCTCATGGTCGTCTCCATGGGGAAATGGTCGTCCGGGCTGGCATATAGAGTGCTCGGTTATGGCGCAAAAGTACTTATCGAATACAATTGATATCCATGGTGGCGGTATTGACTTAGCATTTCCACATCACACAAACGAAATTGCGCAGTCTGAGGCCAGAACGGGACAAAAGTTTGTTAATTATTGGATGCATAATGGATTTGTTAATGTTAATAATGAAAAGATGTCAAAATCTCTCGGTAATTTTACAACTCTACATGACATGTTAGCGACTTATGACGATCCAATGGTCATTCGATACTTATTGACCACAACGCAGTATCGGCGACCAATTAACTATGAAGCAAGTACTTTAGAACAAGCACGTTTAGAATTGGAACGCATCCGTACAGCTTATAGAAATTTGATGTTTCGAGCGGAGACATCGGAACCTGGTGGGGATGAAGATGTTGAGACACTGATTGAAGCGCAAAAGAAAGCGTTTGACCAGGCAATGGATGATGACTTTAATACACCTAACGCGCTTGCAGCTATTTTTGAACTTGTTAGTATAGGGAATACCTACACTGAGCGTAGTACTGTAAAAGTTGATACTGTTCAGCGTTTATTAGGAACAGTTGCCGATTTACTATCTGTATTTGGTATTGAGGGATTGGATGGTAACGAAGAACTTACAACGAAGCAACGTGAATTGTTGGATAAACGTGTATTAGCTCGTGAGTCACATGATTTTGAAGAATCAGACTTGTTACGTAATCAGTTAAAAGAAGTCGGTATATTTGTAGAAGATACACCACAAGGCCAACGTTGGCATAAATAA